A segment of the Vanessa cardui chromosome 22, ilVanCard2.1, whole genome shotgun sequence genome:
aacgagacaatggttagttttgatgtccagtcattgtttacatgcttacccatacaagactgcatcgaaattgttaagaggaagctacagacacacaacatgcctattgaatatgcagagctgttacatcactgcctcacatcaggttatttattgtggaatgatgaattctatgtacaagtcgacggggtagccatgggttctccagtatcccccgtggtcgccgatttattcatggaagacctggaggagagggctcttcgctccggaccaataacaccaaggttttataaacggtacgtagatgacactttcacaatattacctagtgatctgacatctgcatttttagtacatcttaattctataaataagaacattcaatttactatggaattagaggcaaataattctttagctttccttgacatccttattatcaagaatcctgataatacattaagtcacacagtttataggaaacccacacacacaaacaaatacctcaatggtgactcgcaccaccaccctagtcagttagctaccgttggcaaatctttgtttcagagagcccaccatctctgcgatgctgaacacctagaggacgagctacgtcaggtcaagcttgcactccaccagaacaagctgcccgtgcctcgccagcatcgcagaagccgtatcaagccacccacagttgagcgacaacctgcatttctaccatatgtgaaaggagttacagacaggattggcaacatcttgaagcgagcttcgattaaaaccgtttacaagccccataagaaagtgagccagttcttgagacctatcaagagtaatatccctttacaaactgcaggagtatataaactcgaatgtgagtgtggtttatcttacataggccaaacaaagagaagcatcggtaccagggtcaaggaacatataggagatgtcaaaaataggcgttcttctaagtctgcagtctgtgaacatgctctggataaacctaaccattttatccgatttgataaaccacagatcctcgctagagaacacagattcattcctagaatgatacgcgaggctattgaaattcaaaaacatccgaacttcaatagagaagatggttggagactttctaacacctgggatccacttattaaaaatttaaaatcccaaatccaacagactgcaagacctaaagatacagttagtgccttctgcgtgcaaccggaacgttactcaagatatcaattgagaaatcgttggcggtagttgttaataatatttcctttgttcttcaaatagacaaatgtcatcttagtctacccgtgaccacgaacactgcaaagtgctcgaaacgtcgggatgtttaaaaataattaatatacgcgattcatccgttataattagttttatttaaatcaggcACATAATTCATCAtcacaagagctgagatggcccagtggttagaaagcgtgcatcttaaccgatgattgcgggttcaaacccaggcaagcacctaatttgtatttataattcatctcgtgctcggcggtgaaggaaaacatcgtgaggaaacctgcatgtgtctaatttcatcgaaattctgccacatgtacattccgccaagccgcattggaacagcgtcgttaaatatgttccaagccctctccttaatggaagaggaggccttatcccagcagtgggaaatttgccggctgttactttactttacataaatcATTCAGAAAATAATGCAGTTATTTAATCAAGATAGGCAACAgagaaaatcaattattttatcgtCTATATTTAACATGGTAGAACTTCTGGTTTGTGGGGCGAGGACGTGTGTTGGCTGTTAGTGCTTGTAAGTGGCTATTACTCATATCTACGAGTCCTCCATAATTCTTCGaaactttaaattgattattgatTTCATTCAGCAGGAACTCGCAAGAATAGTTCgtacttaatatattaagaaGTTTTAATGCTCGTAAGAGTCGATATGATTTTAAAGTATCGATATTCATTCAAAAGTTGTGTAGAAATGTTTGAATAACATTcaccaaataaaacataatgagttacaaaatgtctttattattaatttattgataatttcgTACAAATTGGTTTTCCAGCGTCCGATTGCTTTATCTATAGATCAGTCGTTCAATCGGTCGAACATTTGATTCACACAAATTGATAAACTAAGCTACTGTTCTTGATAACCAATTCCCTTATTAACCCTTATGATTTTCCCCTGCATCTCTCGTGGAATTCCATGGCGTTCAGACATATGACGTCTCACTGTCGCCGTCTTAGCGTAAGTCGCACCACATTTGTTACACAAATACACGTAAACCCTATCATGAATATTATTTGCATGCGCTAACATTTCGCTCCTTTGGAAGAATTTTCTTGGGCACTGTGGACATTGGATCTTCTTTTCCGTGTGGTAAATCAAATGCTTCCTCCATATACCGCGTCGTCTGAAAGTGAGGCCACACTTTTCGCATGTATAAGGCCTTTCTCCGGTGTGTAGTCTCTCGTGTTCGATCAAATCGAATTTTCTAGGTGCTTTGAAAGGGCAATGTGAACATTGTAAGTATGGTCCTGTGCCGTGACGGGATACTTGGTGAATTTGAAGCTCAGTTCGGACTGGAAATCCTTTCCCGCAGTGCTCACAGATGTACCTGAAAGAACTCCTCTATTAAAATGCTGAACATTACGGTGTAATATTATACCCAATAAACAaagataaaattcaataaataattggcTATATTCAAGTTGGGTCTTGTAAAAATTGTCTAATtgacattatacatatattaaaatttgtagatGTCATTGGACGTAAATTATATCGTAAAGAATCTTATTAAGAAACTcaactattactatttattctaATTTGAAATTCGTAGGCAGTCTGGCAAATGGGGCATCGGTTGATAAATGGTTAAATTAATCACCATTTAGATCCCCAAAGCGCTACTAACCTTGGGAGCTGAGAGGTTATGTCTTGTGCCATTAGTTGCTAGCTCAGTTCTCGAACCGGaacgaaacattatttattatcgatgtttgtcggtagaatatgtgatgagtagAGACCCTATTCTTAGCTATGTCCTTAACAAACCATTATCAATACCACGATTCCTTATGTCAGTTTGAAAACGTGTTTCATTTAGATTTATTGTAAGACGATAGATTATTGTCGCCTTCTATTATCGacaggctggttcgttttttggccagaggatcggaatGGAGATTAAATGaggaaatactgctagcattatTGCCACCATTCAACGCGGTCGAGATTTTACagttactaattttaatttatatttgtatatatttaagcatctaTAATGTTAAAAGACGATAgaacgtatttaaaatatacaaatataaccaAATGTGCTTCATCCCATCAAGTATAATGTCAACGATATTTTGTAGAAgcgttaataaaatgaataagtgTGATTTAAAATCGCCCACCGAGGGTTCTGTAAAAAATTGTAGAttgcaattttttatttcataaatcgaAAACTGTGTTCAAAATTTGAACCACCTTTCCAAACATAAAGTGCCTGTCTTTAAtggatttaataacaaaataatgtatactTTTCAGATATAAGACGTCATTACTTGATGAATTTAATACTTGGAAAAGTAGCAAAAATACCAGTAAAATTTTGATTCCTTTGAGAGCGTCGAAACCTACGATTTTTGTAGCATAAACGGTCGTGTCTTTTTTTACGTTACTTAAGAGTTAATTTTTTTCACAGCTTCAAGAATTTGTAAACCTATATACGGACGTGCAGATGATATACCATTTTGTGCAACAAAGCACTGTAAGGGTACGAAACCCCAAAAACAAGAAGTAATGTACGGCTTGGAACGAAGTTACTTGAGTTGTGTTATGTACTAAATAGAAGACACGATTATACTTATTAACAACGtttggaataattattgaaCAGATGAAACTGAATTACTTGaaaaattaattctaatttacTGATGTATATGGTAAAATGGTAGAAAAGttacaactgagtttcttgccggttcttctctataGAATCTAATTTCAGAACCGGtcatagctttacatttaattgaacACTGCAACATGCATGCTGAGGCTACGATAAGCCAAGTTAAAAACCTTcgttcttaaattaataaaaataaataataactaacaaAGAAATCATTAAGGATTAATCTTATCATATTTTCTTTCAGCACAATGTATACTTTTTAGAAATAACTCCAAGTAAATGAAAACTTGCTTTGTGATTACGCCTTTCTTGGAACCTCTAACAAGACCTCAGACAGGATGCATTAAGTCAAAATTAGTTTATGATTTCCCAGAAAAATGTTTGCAATTTGTATTCAAGGCAaaccatttattaataattattaataatggaaaaataataatttccgcGCGCGTGAGAGGCAGTCCAGGTGTATAgctgcatttataatattcgaagAAAAAGCTACTCagccttcaaatcggaacacaacaatactgctgtTTAGAGGCAgaattatacagggttattggtaattcgacgtatatcgaGGAGGTGACAGGAGTGacattttgcaataattttaaccccctcatatgcataatccaaaaatgaaccatttttgagctatcacgttttttagctttttccaaaatttgtaaaaatgcaacttcaaaattttatttacaaagaaataacaataaattctaatttttttcttatgatttataaaaacgaataaacccTGTTTTCTCAGCTTTCCAAAATATATCCAATGTAAAAAAAGCTTTCTTAATTACTTCTTCTtacttactaaatataaatttaaaattaaatttaaatacataaacagttcaatagataagttataagtaaggatattatttttaattaattttgtggtaATTTTAcggagcgacctttagtacaaattcgttcatgttcgaatacgaaattattttttttaaataaattcctagtttttagacatttttggaaagctgaGAAAacagttatgtttttaaaataatcggcagaacaaatttcataatcattttttaagtttttaaggcatttttgaggaaaaaaattaaaaaaatattgaaacaatatcGTTTTCCAcctcccatttttaaatttgggccgATAATgattaagaagaaaaaaatagaaatttattgatatttttttgtaacgaaattttgtgaagttgcatttttgacaaattttgaaaaaagctaaaaaaacgtgataactcaaatggttcacttttggatgatgCACATGAGGGttaatattattgcaaatagtcacccctatcacatcctaacggatgtacgtcgaataaccctgtataattatatgagttatgtggaaggcggctatcacgTTATGGgtatgtaatgcggaggaatgaggaacatattgtgaggaaggtcttgtgCATGGTTGTGAATGGATGGGCGGAGATCTCTCGCTTTCGAGCATCGTCAACGAAATGCTCGGCAGCGAGACGTGTTGGTCGGAGATGCAGTCCTTCTGCGAAAAcgtgatgtcgcagaaggaagccgcggagcgagAGCGGGAAGAGGATGCCGCTGCAGACCCGCTCCGCcgtagacgaccggggaggaggaaaaggcgttatgcgcaccttctccccccgcctcaataggcgccgcagggatcaggggggtctcagtaccccgagaatcccccctaggtgttggaggctcGCATAGGCTGGCGTCCaggaaccggggagtcccacacacccccacGACCTTCCAGCACGTGGGGGAAgtgcgtaacgcgtttttccagcgagaaaaaataataataatggttgtgaatggatatagaggtaaaggacgaccaaggaaacaatggatggattgtgtgaaagacgatattgTTAGAAAGAATATTACATGTGAGATGacatctgacagagaagtatggaaggagaagacatgcggAGCCGACCCAttataaaattgggataagagcaGGAGGATGACGATGATCTCATCATCATGCGGCAGATATATGATATACCTACCCAGAATAGTTAAccatttgaatataacaaagaaGTATACAGTCTACATTTTACACACATAATGTATGTAGAGAATAAAATGCTCTTTTTGAAGTacctacaaataattttatattgttaaaaaacacttttgaaaagcatagttattttaattagtcttactataaaaatatacataacagTGACATTATTAGAATCTAAATTTTGTGATTGGggagtatattttaataacttttactgttaaaatttctattaagaggattttgtatgtttttattattgttatacaaaAATTGGCTTGGTAacggtaatattatataataagcaatTATTTACTGATGGTTATTTTTAGTATGTTATGAGAAGCAGCAAtagtgataaaataaatgaatacctCATCTTACAGGCAATGACAGAGTATAAACTTATTGTTTAGTAAAAGCACTCTACATTttgataaacattattattgaattgaGTGTTTGAGCCCATCTTTTGATCAACactgttaattaaaatagcagaaagacaaattattttagcttttttttttattttcatgatacttataatatatatagcaagcattttttttctattaaagatAAAAGTTTTGGTAGCATTAATTATGGTATAATTAATCTGAATAATATATGGTGTTAatagcatataaatatttatttgtgttaccGTCATTATttctgattctccataacaagcatttagctacttacacttggattagagtaatgtatgtgatgatgtccaatacttatttatttattttctttttaatgaattgttatttgttatttataattaaaatcaggTTGTAATATATTCATCCACCAACCTATGTGGGTTTGAATGAATTATACAGTACATATTAACATGCATATTTACATTAGTTAGATTATTAATGGACagatataataacattacatgtatattaaatattttactatatataatattaataaaaaatgtaaaatgctCACTAATTTCTTCTGAAATATAGTTTAAAGCTTAGTCTAATTACACTACTATTCTGTTTCGCATAGCAAATTTAAGCATGAATGCAGGTTTTCCGAATCCATTTTAATCTATGATCTAAGTAAAGAATGAATAtcggtattaaatatttataaaactattttaaaattcaatcatGTAaacttagatatatatattggttttggtcatttatcattaatttatatatatatatcaaaggCAAGATATATAAGCAAACCCAAAGAGAGGTTCAACGAGATGCTTGTGCCTGTTTAATAGCTATGTCCGTAACTATaaacagattatatttatattaaacttcaTAAACACTGACCTAGAAAAGAAATTAAGAATTGAAAAACTgtcattatttgtaataattttggtttaaccaaaatttttattttttttttttatgtgataaattttatgcaaacgagcaggaggttcacctgatggaaagtgactaccaccgcccatggacatctgcagcaccagggggctagcaggtgcgttgccggcctttgaggaaggaaaAAGtgaatttaagtaattatttacaaagtacCTGCAACCGTTGTGTCTTTGCATATGATGTTCATACGTGTGTTGGTTCGCGAGAACTTTGTTACACACTTTACAAATCAATTTAATGGTTTTCCTTTGTTCAATTGCCTTTTGTATCGCTAACATTTTTTGCCTCTTTACAAGTTTACGTTTTATCTTTAAATGTTTTCTCTTGAATGGTTTAAGTTTTTTTACCGAACTAGTgcatacattttcattaattaatttttccatATTCTCTAATATCACATCTTCGTCTTCCTTGTCTGGTTCTATATCAGAttgatcattaaaataatcCGCTGAGATAGCTGTGTCATTTAACTTATTGTCTGGTTTATCAATACTTTCGTTTGTTACAGAAATTACATCActgtttttcttttgattgtttttaatgACTTTATTTGTAGAATAAAATTGTTCGTTCGGTAAATAAAACCTTAACATAGTATATTCCACGactttttctttcattttttcgATATTGTCACCCACAATACTAACAAAGTTTCTTAAGCATTTATCACTCGATtcgcatattaatttaaaataaatagcttgttttaacaaatataaacattttatacacATAACTGATGGTAAACTGtcttgtttttttatagaaatgtttGTAAAACTTAGGACCGCTTTACCGTAACAACTAATGCCATCCTTTGTGTTATTATCAATTAATGACaccatattttgtttgtttccaTAATTCAAACATATTCGGCAAATCGAATTATACATTTCCTCATAGCTTTCCATTATAAACaaagttttaaacaaaaacaaacaacaccATTTCGTAAATCTTTTCTAGCTGTCAAATCGCGTTTGTATGACAATTGACaatattttgacattgacataaTAGGTAATATTTGGTTTGTgtaatatactgaaatattgAGGTAATGCGTAtgctttaacatttaattatataaatatattaagggtaagcaatttaaatatttaacaatgatttagaatatgtatttaaggtagtttgtttttatgtaatatcatTTACACttgaaagatttaaatttattatttcaaaatcttGTAGGATAAACTGtctgtgaataaaaataaataagagatgAAAAtgagaagaaaataaatatatctctatatatgtatcata
Coding sequences within it:
- the LOC124539457 gene encoding zinc finger protein 160-like; this translates as MESYEEMYNSICRICLNYGNKQNMVSLIDNNTKDGISCYGKAVLSFTNISIKKQDSLPSVMCIKCLYLLKQAIYFKLICESSDKCLRNFVSIVGDNIEKMKEKVVEYTMLRFYLPNEQFYSTNKVIKNNQKKNSDVISVTNESIDKPDNKLNDTAISADYFNDQSDIEPDKEDEDVILENMEKLINENVCTSSVKKLKPFKRKHLKIKRKLVKRQKMLAIQKAIEQRKTIKLICKVCNKVLANQHTYEHHMQRHNGCRYICEHCGKGFPVRTELQIHQVSRHGTGPYLQCSHCPFKAPRKFDLIEHERLHTGERPYTCEKCGLTFRRRGIWRKHLIYHTEKKIQCPQCPRKFFQRSEMLAHANNIHDRVYVYLCNKCGATYAKTATVRRHMSERHGIPREMQGKIIRVNKGIGYQEQ